atttgatttaggtccggggagtttcctgaccatggacccaaaatgttccctgagccacttagttatcactttgctTTTACCCTTATGGTTTCAAGCCTCAGCCTCCTTTTAAAATATCCAGTCTGCTACTCTAACTCattcagcatgacagaatgatctccagacTTGTGCTCCTCGaaactctcacttgtgttaacaagaggatactgaaatgatctcagcaggtcctattgtggcagggctgaaatgcagtggaaatgttttttggggggagattaagttcattttcatggcaaagagggactttgcaattcatctgatcactcttcataacattttgGAGGATATGCAAGTTGCCATAATGAAAACAGAAGCggcaaaaatacagaaaaccagtgtttgtgtcattcttaaaacttttggccactACTGTACATAGGGGGGATGGCAGCCAATGTAGCtctaatgtaatatttaataactCCATAACCTCTTAGACTCAAGCCagtcacactcactcacacttacaGAAAATTTAGAGTCACCCAGAGGAGATGAAAGTGGGGAGATCATGCAAACAGTCAAAGTGTGggggacctgtcaaagcccatttaaacatactgtatgtggttttgggctacataagaaataaatgttgttgttgaattaaCTTCATGCTGAGCTAAATTCATCACCTGTCTGCGCAGGTACTTGTGAATGATGTTTCTGCCAGACCTGTTGTAGTCCTCTTCTGGAATGACGACATACTGATCCTGAAGATTGTAAAGAATATAAATCATGCATTTACATGCAGGTATGCATTTTTAggcaaaacaaatgcaaaacaaatcTCTGAAAATACAGGAAAGCAGTCCAAGGTTTGCTGTGTAGTATGTCCAAGCATGTGACAGAGTAATTGGTATTATTGTTGCCCAGGACTGGAATGTACGTAAAATGTCTGGCCTGTCAGGTGAGACCAGATCAGGAAGAAAGTGTGTGAATCGTACCACGGCATCTAGCAATGAAATGCATTTCTGCAGTTCTGGTTTGGTCCTACAGAACAAACGGAACAGCTGCTTCCCAATGGGCTGCTGCACACACAGGCTGAAGTAGTCTCTTTctaaaacaaatatattcaaaGTCAGCAAGGCCCCTTCTCAAATGGAGCGCATGTAGATTTTTGGTTATTGCTACAGAAACACTCACCCAGGCTGCTGGCTAGTTCAGCGCACTCAGTGATGTGGGGGAACTGCAAcagctgcttccattttttgcTCCTCCCTTTTCTATTTATAGCACTGTCTGTCAATCAAAtcataaaacatctcaaaaccTCTCAATCTGAACATGTGTTTGTGGGATGTACTGCAAAATCCACAGAGGCCTCACAATTTATAGGAATTTGGATTTGTTTGGTTGCGGAGGTTACTGGACACATTCAGAGGTCTGGTGGAGTCCATGTTTCAATGTGGCAAAGATGGTGGTTTTAAAATTTTGGATAGTTGATGTATATTGCTACCAGAACAGCACTCATACATGAATCTGAAACATGCTCTTCTCTGGACAAGTTAAtagaaataacatttatattaagTGTATAGAAATGTACGACATGCACTGAAATGAACCAGTTGTGCAGTGCAATGCATAAAGCTTTCAACCAACCGGTGACAGAAGTTTCAGCGAAAGTAACATGTTAAGGACTAAATAAGTCAGAGAGATTTCAAAGTACGTCACTAACCAGCCAAACCTGTAACAGAATCAGTGCCATTCAATAGCCAGCACATTCTTGCAATTTGTTCTTGGTATATTCAGATGATATCATGTTACACTTTACACTTACGCAGGACTGAGCGCTCTTGAACATGATGATATGCTGCATAATGTTGTTGCATATTAATAGCACATTCCTTTCAACAGCTTAAATGTACTTCCTCAGACCTAGAATCCTCTCTTTTCAAACTCAAACCATTAAaacagtttatgtatttttttcttaacataAAGCACCTTGTACTgctatttacacaaaaaaaatactatgtACATGATGTGTGGTTTTATGCATCgataatgtttcattttctgtttattgtaAAGTGTCACTGAGTTAAATAGACCGTATTGCAGCAGATAAAACCAAAGCAATTTGGTTCATTTCATTGGATCATTCATTTCTTACATGTGCCTTATTGTACTGGCATTGGATGTAGATATGTTgtgaatacatattttaaacctGTGTGCAGCCAACAAGTGCCTGTTTGACAAGAAAATGCACTTTGGCTTTGGCTTTGCTCTTATCAGAGGTTCTAATCAGCTGTGCTGCTCTGCAAGTTTCTAAAAATTCATGGCATGCTCTACTATGTGGCTAAAAATAGCTGAGGGAAGTGAAAACCACACCTATGGACATAATAGTCCATGCTCTGCTGATTTTACTGAATGGCTCTGCTGAAGAGACATGGGATGGATGAGCAATGAACTGAATCTCTAGAAAGATTTGCTGCATTTACTGAAATATTTACCTGCCAAATATTTCTACATGTCCACAATGTGGCATTCTAAGGGCTCGGTTCTGAGTGTGCAGAACGGAATCAACAGGTGAGCGTGCTGACAGAAGCCCAGATGTGACTGACAGGTCCTTTGAGCACAAAGTGCTGACATGACAGTGTTTGGGTTAAATTCAACCATAGACCTTAACTTTCTAACCATCTGCAAGATAGATTCACCACAAATCTCATTATTGTTTCAATTTTCAATGCATCAGTTAAACCAAACTTCTGATATTTccaacaagacaaaaaaaagaaacaacacgTGCAATGGTGCAATGACCTTTGCTTCTCATTAATGTCTGCTAGGCTGATGTCACCACGAAATAAGACCAACCTAGCCATCCGTACTGCAGAATACAAAGCAGGGAGGATATGGACTAAGTGTAAGAAACACTCCTCCACATCAGCATCCTCCAAACAAAGACGCAAATTAAGATTCAAAAATCACACATTTGCTTATATTTTTTAGGCACTAGCACAGCAATTTAGATTCCAGATGTTATGCTGTGATTTCCCAAGCATCTTACCTTCACGGGCCTTCAGCAGTGCATTATTCGCTACCATGTTCTCTATCTCCATTGGGACGGTGTAATgtaaaccaaaagaaaaaacttcAAAATACAAGTTGAAATTCAGCACAACGGCATTTTCATTAGTAGTTTTAATGGAATTAAATGCTGtcggaagcagcagcagcagcagcagcaaccgcAGCCAGAAGTTGCACAGTCTCAGCTGAAGTCCTGGGTGACTTTGTTCTCATGTTTTGTTTCGGTTGCAGAATGGTTTGTGCTCAAACCGGCTTGCCCTGTAGCTATCGACTCAGAAACCACATCCACATTTTACTCCTCCAGCCCATCCCACCAACAACTGGGAGCATGAGCAGCACTGACTCCTCCTCCCTGCCATTGTTTACAATAATGAGAGTGATATTTTAAGCACCTTTCCGATCAGGTGACAAACTATTTATGGCACACTATAATCTATTTTGATTCATTTCAACAAAATGTACTGTTCCCATTCCAAATGAAAGCAGTTTCCAGGGAAAATCAATAAACAAATGGAAAGTGGACACTTTTTGGTCGCAATCCTTTAAAGCACCATTTCTTCAGTTCATCAAACTCAATGAAGTGCCGCTGGTAAGATAATACCAAACAAGAGATTGTctgatacacacatacacatacaactCAATTTACATCTTAAAACAGCAACAATAGTCCTGTCAGAACAATGTCCTGAATACAAActattgtaaatattttatagtAAAAGTGTTTAAACCCGGAAATTGCATGACATTTATTTCAATGATCGTTCGTTTTCATCACAGTAAATTTCTTATGCAGTTTGGATGGAATCCTGCATGTAGAAGCTGCAGGTTCCTCATTTAACCGAATGAAAGAAATTTACTGCTAATTATTAGCCTGTCGTTACAACAACATGGCATGAAACGGCCTTGAAATAACCTCCTTGTGGGAATCAAGCAAACCAGAATGTGAAATAAGTACTTGCCAACAAAAAATGAGGAAAGACTGTACTGACTTCCTGCTACAAAATAACACAacgtcatttattttttatatagcccataatcacatacagtacatctcaatgggctttgacaggccctacagttgacacttctgcacacaaggaaaaactccactcaacaaaactctaggagagagaaaaaaagaaaggaagaaaccttgggaaggactGAAACAGAGAAGGATGCCATTCCAGGGTAGAGTAAGTCTGCAATTGGTGTTAGTGCAGGGATtttgatgatttgtccaagaaaagaaaaagtccaaagtgtagtatagagtaTCTGTCCACGTTTGGaagtactggacagtgcagagtaggtgttagtccagtgtcatggtgtacattacgttaTAATTCTACTGGTtaatttgaagatccctgaaggtTTAGTCATTATGTTGGTggcggctgtggtgaccctctggtttgtttcatgccaAGTCGTCTCGTTAGCAGTTCATTGCCAGGGACCAGGATCCCACTGGTGGCCTCATCATTGGACTCTGCAGGTGGTCTGCATGCTTGATGCAGTACCTCCGAGAGAACaaaaagaagcagcagcagacggtggcaactggtaggattttgtagtcagtcCAAAATTTGATGGGttgccagtgcagtgattgtaagatcggggtgatgtggtcaaagtgaagtgactgtcattgtgatacacagcaaagcacacggtggaCACAACAAAAGGCTTTttccctctgcttttgaccatcacccatAGTACtgtaaccttgatgtaataaaggcacggaccaacttttctgccaGCCAGCCAGGTACAGTTGGCACACAATggtctgaaatgaaataaatttggCTTTAGCGCCACCTATTGTTTCTGAGTCGGTGCGCACAGAGCAGTATTTTAGTTTGGTGCATGTTCTCCAATAAATGTGCATTCACAATCTGCATCAATCATATTAAATCAGACAAAATTGCATTTTCTGAGCCTTTAATGTTtgcaaatttaccaaaaaaagcTACACTTTCTGAATACTCAAATTAATCTACATGATATACATTCAATGTGTAGTATTTACTCATGCACCGTATAATCTACAACCAAGGACCAAGGCGTTCCATCACCTCTTTTCATCTGAATTTCAGCACCTTccgaaaataaatgaatgacttATAGCTGCACAAATACAATGACAGCTCAGTATTCATCCAGAACATCAGCCCTGGGAATGGTGAGCCCACGCTCCCTCAGCACCCTCAGCTTGATCATCTCAGCCTCTTGTCTCGCTTGTTGCTGCAAACGCTGTTCTTCCAGAATTTCCTCAATGGACACTTGCTGTAAAACAGTGTCGCACTCCCTGTCGAGATCCTGCCAAGCACAATTAAAAGCTTGTATCAGTGTATTTTACACAGCATATTTACAACTCAATGCAAGGTGCACTTAAGAAATCTTACATCTTAACCAACTGATTGCTTACAATTTCTCCCAGCAGTACGACATTTTCTCCTCGGACAATGAAGATTCCTCTGGGTATGTCTCCATACTTCTTTCCAACGTGAATGCGTTCCACAGTCTGGTGTAAAACAAGATTAgctaaaacataaaacaaagtGATTACATTCATTCTCACCAACACAGCAGTGTCCGTTATACAAAacccaaatgtaaaaaaaaaaaaaaaaaaaaaaaaaaaaaagatggaataaCAACAAACGTACCAAACTGGTCAATACTTCGCAGAAAACCAATCAGAGTTCTTCCGTCTCGGAGGAGGACAAGATGCTTCTCTGGTTAATAATACAAACAGTCGTTCAATTGATTATGGATGTGTACTCTATATGCACAAATGCTGGCCTTCTCCATTCTGTTGCATTCAGGCCTttaggaggtgtgtgtgtgtgtgtgtgtgtgtgtgtgtgtgtgtatgcattcgCACTGGACACGTTTATTTACTACAACCTTCACTTTTCTGTATAATGGAACAGACGTGTCGTGTCTTATTTGTGGGGGTAATCCAGCTGCTGGCGTGGTTTGACTGACTGGACAAACCACTTACTATCAACGTCCTCGATGAGACTCGCGGTTCCCGGCATGTAATTCATTGTGTTCTTCGCCTTTACCAAACTTTGCCTAAAAACGATGCGGCCTCGCTTAACGCACTCAGCTTCCACCAACACGTCAAACGCACCGTGTCGAGGTCGGCGCTCGTCTGCCGCTTCCTGTATGCGTGACGACAGGAGGCGTGTCGCCAACGGCGGCTTGCATTTTTACTGGACGACAGAACTGTCACTCCGCGTACCCGCACGCCATTGGCTACGCGGTTTCACTGCGTCCGCCCAGATGATCAAGAATTAATTGGCCGTTTAAAATCACAAGTTCGCTGCGCTTCAACCAGACACGCTTCTCGAGACCAGCGTCGCCCACCGCGGCTTATTTCCACGTTCGACTCCGTGGACGCGTCAAGGCAGGCGTCACAGGCAGCATCAACAGCAGCAAATGCTCTGCTGAACAAATCCTGCACAGAGTATTCCACAATTGAAGGAGTTTCTATAAATGATAACTTCTGAGAGGTTGGTTAGATGAAGTTAGAGGAAGGGGATTTGTTTAAAAGTACGTTTAAACCCATTTTTCACCGGAATGTATTGGTCGGTGTGTGAGTAGACCTCAGAATCATTTATTAGGCCGGAACAGCAGCACTTAAAGATAGGCGTTTTTCAAACGTAGCCACTCAAATGTATCTGTATGTTAAATTAAATCCCATCCAGCGTGTTGGGTGTATGATGGGGAATTGGGAGATCGGTAAGTAAAGCGACAACACACTGGAAGAGATTAAAAAGCAATTGACAGTCATATTCCATTTACTGATTATGTTGACGTTTGCATTAAGTTGTTATAATAACCTGCctcaataataatgataaaaaataataatggcagTATGACTTGGGGGTCTCGCAAATTCGATTTAACCGCGATGGGTTTCTGGGTCAACAGCCAATGGCTGTCGAGGACCAGAAATACAGCCACGCGATTGGCTGTCCGAAGCCATCCGGGTCTGTGGCCGAGGCGAGTTTATTAGCCTAAAGGTACCAATATGGCGGAGGTGAGTAAGAAAATGGGGGAAGAAGCATCATAATTTATACGCCTTTTTAACGGTGTAGGAGTCCGCCAATGTGCAATATTGCGGCGATTTTCGATCGATAAGGCGCCGAGAGGCCGAGGCACGCCGTAGATGCGGGATTAGACGGCGGCCGCGATGGAAAAATGGCTTTGCTTTCGCACCGAGCCCCGTCGCTGTGGGGGCCAGGCCCGGCGTTCGCGTTTAACTCGGCGGCTGCCGAACCGAACCGATGTCGCGTCCGCCGTGTCCCCCCCTCCGCTCGATTATCGAAACCATCCTACGTCTTTGAAACCGCGCATGGCTGCCAGCGCTCGTCCTCCTGTGGAAAtcgtgtttttttatttaaacgcGTCTGCGGGAGGCGCGTTTTATGCGCGTAAAGCCCGCGATatatttcagatgttttttttctctcttttttttttttttttttttttttttatgagcacaGTAACGGTCCGGAGGTGCGTCCCGGTTCTGTCGTGAGAGCCGGGAGATGCAGGCTGATGCTGTTAGACCGCTGGCGTCCTAATACACCACGGTGGCCACTTATTACCTTTACCCCGCTGCAGGTAACACCGGCCGGCCAGCCAGCGTATTTACCGGGGAAAAGACTGGCCTCTTTTATCAGTGACAATCTGgttgaacacttttttttgtgaaatgccACTTTCCTGCAACTCTGTGACCTGTAATTATATGTAATCTGGCATTTATAATGTGTGTTCTATTAAATCAGCGTTgtgttctttccttttttcccttttgaaGGCTTCCCTTGGAAGTGCGAGTCCTGGTGAGTGAGCGTTTCATTTTATGGGCTCTTTTTGCGTTTCATGATGGTGCTTATGACTGTTTTTGTTCTAAAGAGTTTTTATTTCCCTTCTCCAGTTGACTCTTTATCGTCGGAAGATCACGACTTTGATCCGACAGCAGAGATGTTGGTtcatgattatgatgatgagcGGACCTTAGATGAAGAAGAGATGAGGGAGGGGGAGCCCAACGTCAGTGCTGAAATAGCTGATTTGGAAaaggtatttttatatatttttaaaaatacagttCTGTAGTTTCTTATACACAGTTTCCCATTTAAATGACCTTATTTtctgtggattaaaaaaaaatttgcatttctGCAGGAGGGAAACATGCCATTAGAGGAGCTTCTGGCCATCTATCGCTATGAAGCGTCTGTCAGCACAGTGGGCGGATCGAGTGGTGACAGCTCCTCCGTTGAGTTGACTGATGAATTGCCTGACATGACGTTAGATAAAGTAAGCTATgaagtttattaaaataatttggtTTCAAAATGGCTTGAATTTTGCAAATGCTAATGTTGATTTTCCCATCTGAACTTTTTATAAATTACTTGTTACTTGTTGTAGTTTTGTGCTTGAGATTTGTGAATCTTCAGTCCAAACAGTGTTTCTACATTTGTGCTCAACAGGAAGAAATTGCTAAAGATTTGCTGTCTGGTGATGATGAAGAAACCCAGTCTTCTGCTGATGACCTCACTCCTTCTGTGACGTCCCATGAAACCACCGACTTTTTCCCCAGAACTCTAcgatgtaagtgtgtgtggagtttgtgtATGTACATGGCTGTATTTTACACCAGTTTAACTGACTTCTTCTGTGTCCTTCCAGCCAACACTATTTATGATGGGGATAAGGAGTCAGAAGGAGAAGAGGATGGTCCGTGCCCAGAGGACTCTAGAAAGGTTAGAATTTTGTAGCATCCTGGTTCACTCACACTTTTGAgcatttgaacattttgagTTTAGAATTTAATCTTAATTTACACCTCACTTACTACtatcgtgtctctgagcaagaaatttaaaccctgagggtctccagggggactgtccctactgaCTGTGcttaagggcgtctggtaaatactgtaaatgtaaatgatcctTTCAATTTGTTGTCCTCAGGAAATCATGGTTGGGTTAGACTATCAGGCTGAAATCCCCCCGCTTTCCAGTAACTACAGTGATGAAAGGGGTAAGTTATATATTGTGAGCCACTGGTAGGGTAACAGTCCTGTTGGACTGAAACACTGTTTACGCAGGTATTATCTATAGATTGTTCACTTTCCTGAATTCATTGCATTTAATCAGTGTATGAAGGTGAGGACCAGTTGCTGTGGCAACCTGATGGGCTTCCAGAAGCAAAGGTGAAAGACTTCTTGCACAACGCAACCGCGACAAGTGCTGGTGGCAAGTTGGATGGAGGTTTGGAGGGCACCCTAGTGCGTGACAATGAACAAGTAAGTATCTAACAGAGCAGATATGATTACATGCCCTTACAATGTTTGCTGTTGTGTTGGTACTATATTCTAATGAATTCCCCATCTGCTGGGGCACCATTTATTATTACATGTCAATATGGTGGTTGACGTGGCGCCTAAacctgtttgttttattttctaggCCCTGTATGAGCTTTTAAAGAGCAATTTCAATACCAGTAATGCCCTTGAGCGTTACCGGAAGAATGGGAAATCTAAAGGTTGGTCTGGACTGTTTGACGTATGAATGTAGTACATACTTACTGGATAAAACAGTGTGGTTCTTACACTTGCAGTACtgtccaatatatatatatatatatatttacaaaaaagcCCAATTGTTAAAAATGTTCCCATTTATATTACAGATGAAATGTTACCATGGTCAGAGGAAGAATGCAGGAACTTTGAACATGCACTTCTCATCTACGAGAAGAATTTTCATCTCATACAGAAGCACAAGGTAAGAAACCCAAGCTCTGTCTTGTTGGTGTAGCTGATTTTAACAGTGCACATAGTGGGTTTGTGATTAAACTCTTGGTTCTTTTCAAGGTTAATACCCGGACCGTGGCAGagtgtgttgcattttattACATGTGGAAGAAGTCAGAGAGGTTTGACTACTTTGTTCAGCAGAACCGTTTTGGGAAAAAGAAATACAGCAGTTACCCTGGTGTAACGTAAGTGACTCCCTCATCCACTACATTCAAATGCTATGTTTCTATGCTGTTAATCTTGTGTATAATAAGCgatttcaagtgaagtgattgtcattgtgaagcacacaacgaaatgtgtcttctgtagggctgcaactaacgattattttaataatcgattaatcgtagaatcggataaaaaacaaaacaaaacaaaagcattcatttccaaccctttattcaaaaacagaaccaaaatctttagaaagtgcacaaacatgttgctccttgagcttttataataataataaaatgaaataaaaatggactaacacaaaaaaacatacacatgtatgctttacatctgtcaaatatagacttttttttttttttttttttttttttttaaataaagtgccacctgagctgccacaacgataaataatttataaaaaacaatacaaatcagaaaattacactacactgcagatgcacacactcacaaactc
This genomic stretch from Denticeps clupeoides chromosome 5, fDenClu1.1, whole genome shotgun sequence harbors:
- the LOC114790936 gene encoding U6 snRNA-associated Sm-like protein LSm1 encodes the protein MNYMPGTASLIEDVDKKHLVLLRDGRTLIGFLRSIDQFANLVLHQTVERIHVGKKYGDIPRGIFIVRGENVVLLGEIDLDRECDTVLQQVSIEEILEEQRLQQQARQEAEMIKLRVLRERGLTIPRADVLDEY
- the mier3a gene encoding mesoderm induction early response protein 3a; its protein translation is MAEASLGSASPVDSLSSEDHDFDPTAEMLVHDYDDERTLDEEEMREGEPNVSAEIADLEKEGNMPLEELLAIYRYEASVSTVGGSSGDSSSVELTDELPDMTLDKEEIAKDLLSGDDEETQSSADDLTPSVTSHETTDFFPRTLRSNTIYDGDKESEGEEDGPCPEDSRKEIMVGLDYQAEIPPLSSNYSDERVYEGEDQLLWQPDGLPEAKVKDFLHNATATSAGGKLDGGLEGTLVRDNEQALYELLKSNFNTSNALERYRKNGKSKDEMLPWSEEECRNFEHALLIYEKNFHLIQKHKVNTRTVAECVAFYYMWKKSERFDYFVQQNRFGKKKYSSYPGVTDLMDRLVDEAEGLVVDGSASVCSSSSGRMEPPSNQQINILNSITASDLSALTSSVASVCNPGDASCLDSYSFPSLDGLHRPSMGHEESLGFSGSGDSECLNLLDTGFYHSDLGQINMCNEDCERPPSKRLKMGVAEPFMSEVPVSSRPMGVDFEGRGHHITSAKMAVSVTDFSSLSASEGGSYMGTHSLHQHTALQSE